In the Streptomyces sp. cg36 genome, one interval contains:
- a CDS encoding MerR family transcriptional regulator: MSTDRTPGSVPSEDVGVTTGVLARRLGVSPMTIRSWDRRYGLGPAQRQSGHHRRWRAADIALVEEMCRLTALGVPPAEAARAAKAASVPGGVPGPRSAPARQTGPPSAGSVRPETRGLARASVRLNAPAVQARLNAFLQEHGVVTAWEEMMMPALYAVGRKWEAGGDRYVEVEHMLSWSISTALRSVPLLLPCPPPPPEAAPALLACLPDEQHTLPLEALEGALRERGAAVRILGGAVPTEALTAAVRRTGPEAVVLWSQTRSTASFPLAQHLAGTHWGMRGARRGPVVLLAGPGWGHRTGTPGLPRPRSLVEALNLLSRKASSPGPTVR, encoded by the coding sequence GTGAGTACCGACCGCACCCCCGGGAGCGTTCCGTCCGAGGACGTCGGGGTCACCACCGGCGTGCTCGCGCGGCGGCTCGGCGTGTCACCGATGACGATCCGGTCCTGGGACCGCCGTTACGGTCTCGGACCCGCGCAGCGCCAGAGCGGCCACCACCGGCGCTGGCGGGCGGCGGACATCGCGCTGGTCGAGGAGATGTGCCGGCTGACGGCCCTCGGCGTGCCTCCCGCCGAAGCGGCCCGCGCCGCCAAGGCGGCCTCTGTGCCCGGGGGCGTCCCCGGCCCGCGGTCCGCACCCGCTCGGCAGACCGGGCCGCCGTCGGCCGGGAGCGTCCGCCCGGAGACCCGTGGCCTGGCGCGCGCGTCCGTACGCCTGAACGCACCCGCCGTGCAGGCCCGGCTCAACGCGTTCCTCCAGGAGCACGGCGTGGTGACGGCGTGGGAGGAGATGATGATGCCCGCCCTGTACGCGGTGGGCCGCAAGTGGGAGGCGGGCGGCGACCGTTACGTGGAGGTCGAGCACATGCTGTCGTGGTCGATCTCCACCGCTCTGCGCAGCGTCCCGCTCCTGCTGCCCTGTCCCCCGCCCCCGCCCGAAGCCGCGCCCGCCCTGCTCGCCTGCCTTCCCGACGAACAGCACACCCTGCCGCTGGAGGCGCTGGAGGGTGCATTGCGCGAACGCGGCGCGGCCGTCCGCATCCTCGGCGGTGCCGTACCCACCGAGGCGCTGACGGCCGCGGTGCGGCGCACCGGTCCGGAGGCCGTGGTGCTGTGGTCCCAGACCCGTTCGACGGCCAGTTTCCCCCTCGCCCAGCACCTCGCCGGCACGCACTGGGGCATGCGGGGCGCGCGGCGCGGCCCCGTCGTCCTGCTCGCGGGGCCGGGCTGGGGACACCGCACGGGAACACCCGGCCTGCCGCGCCCGCGCAGTCTCGTCGAGGCCCTCAACCTGCTGTCCAGGAAAGCCAGTAGCCCCGGCCCGACGGTTCGCTGA
- a CDS encoding DUF6003 family protein translates to MADDAYLFLLPERHPRLGAALAAVGALECAQTPAVHGWLQAHGFSASSEHVRILPAGAEAFIPEDAERLPVPLSEEETVRVQQQCAPQSVTDMESELLEFRETTEDWQGLVHRALTAGIPGPRIAQLTGLDPQDIAQLTV, encoded by the coding sequence ATGGCCGATGACGCCTACCTCTTCCTCCTTCCCGAGCGGCATCCCCGACTGGGCGCGGCCCTGGCCGCGGTGGGGGCTCTCGAATGCGCGCAGACCCCGGCGGTCCACGGGTGGCTGCAGGCCCACGGGTTCTCCGCCTCCTCCGAGCACGTGCGGATCCTGCCCGCCGGGGCCGAGGCGTTCATCCCGGAGGACGCCGAACGCCTTCCGGTCCCGCTGAGCGAGGAGGAGACCGTACGCGTGCAGCAGCAGTGCGCTCCCCAGTCGGTCACGGACATGGAGAGCGAACTGCTGGAGTTCCGCGAGACGACCGAGGACTGGCAGGGGCTCGTCCACCGGGCCCTCACGGCGGGCATCCCGGGCCCGCGCATCGCCCAGCTGACCGGCCTCGACCCACAGGACATCGCGCAGCTGACGGTGTGA
- a CDS encoding MarR family winged helix-turn-helix transcriptional regulator, which translates to MNHLGGLGDDAAKGAGDGSDAIAREIADAVDHLTGLWSMAANGAAMRLSLHQLRALRILQGAPGLNLTGWAERLDIGLPTASRLCDRLEAAGLLERSLHPLRRREVRLSLTQHGGHVLQDVADRRVQALAGALETMARAERLALSRGMRAFLEAQGATLPRPDGPPRP; encoded by the coding sequence GTGAACCACCTCGGCGGCCTTGGTGACGACGCTGCGAAGGGAGCGGGCGATGGCTCCGATGCCATCGCCCGGGAGATCGCCGATGCCGTCGACCATCTGACCGGCCTGTGGTCCATGGCCGCCAACGGCGCGGCGATGCGGCTCTCCCTGCACCAGTTGCGGGCCCTGCGCATCCTGCAAGGAGCCCCCGGCCTGAACCTGACCGGGTGGGCGGAGCGGCTGGACATAGGGCTGCCCACGGCCAGCCGCCTGTGCGACCGGCTGGAGGCGGCCGGCCTGCTGGAGCGGTCGCTGCACCCCCTGCGCCGCCGCGAGGTCCGGCTGAGCCTCACCCAGCACGGCGGGCACGTACTGCAGGACGTGGCCGACCGCCGGGTCCAGGCCCTGGCGGGCGCGCTGGAGACGATGGCGCGGGCCGAACGCCTGGCGCTGTCCCGGGGCATGCGGGCCTTCCTGGAGGCCCAGGGCGCTACGCTGCCGCGCCCCGACGGGCCGCCTCGCCCCTGA
- a CDS encoding PP2C family protein-serine/threonine phosphatase, translating into MTDTPQAWKITSARDAARARALLDRLSADAGAPLLQRARLSADLAAQLRRCLARGGAWELHVHALGPAAAHGPHLRITLRMAGQEAGADDQWQRSLDCSHTPRPSLAHQEPLDGEAFAEAVLAAAADTAELLDRLEDAESQVRFHREELHQTNQGVVAIHAELEAAALAQKELLAAEQAARAEAENARRLLTFLADASDAVAASLDHEDILNRLPDLLVPGYAARVDVWLFDEEERAARHDSRPAAAVTAARTGRPQHAAAHPGGLPGIDDLPASALAPTQSVLCIPLIAREPLGVLVLTASRPRITPEESVMLVELARRTATALDNARRYEQHRDTAEALQRAQLTDLPTSSHVHLAARYLPATHGLNIGGDWYDAFPQPDGSLLAVIGDVTGHGLRAAVLMGQLRTALRAYAVEGDGPGRILTRLHNMLRHQQPDLYATAAVVRFRPGDPTVVWAAAGHPPPVVRAPDGSVRILDARPGIMLGIPMSYEYQDHTAHLRPGSTLALYTDGLVERRAAGIDDGIGRLTRALAELDPWGVRHDLDTAAEALLKPMMHDSERDDDVCLLLCHTALDDVSPVQGADLPAPRPAAEEARHRAGRRGGGTGGG; encoded by the coding sequence ATGACCGACACCCCTCAAGCCTGGAAGATCACCTCGGCCCGGGACGCGGCCCGCGCGCGGGCGCTCCTGGACCGGCTGAGCGCGGACGCCGGGGCGCCGCTGCTCCAGCGCGCGCGCCTGTCGGCCGACCTCGCCGCCCAGTTGCGCCGCTGCCTCGCCCGGGGCGGCGCGTGGGAACTGCACGTCCACGCCCTGGGGCCCGCCGCCGCGCACGGCCCGCACCTGCGGATCACCCTGCGCATGGCGGGACAGGAGGCGGGCGCGGACGACCAGTGGCAGCGTTCGCTCGACTGCTCCCACACCCCGCGTCCGTCCCTCGCCCACCAGGAGCCCCTGGACGGCGAAGCCTTCGCCGAGGCCGTCCTGGCCGCCGCCGCGGACACCGCCGAGCTTCTGGACCGGCTGGAGGACGCGGAGAGCCAAGTCCGCTTCCACCGCGAGGAACTGCACCAGACCAACCAGGGCGTGGTGGCGATCCACGCCGAACTCGAAGCCGCCGCCCTCGCCCAGAAGGAGCTCCTCGCCGCCGAGCAGGCCGCCCGGGCCGAGGCGGAGAACGCCCGGCGCCTGCTGACCTTCCTGGCGGACGCCAGCGACGCGGTGGCCGCCTCCCTGGACCACGAGGACATCCTGAACCGGCTGCCCGACCTGCTGGTCCCGGGGTACGCGGCCCGCGTCGACGTATGGCTCTTCGACGAGGAGGAGCGGGCCGCGCGCCACGACAGCCGCCCGGCCGCCGCCGTCACCGCCGCCCGCACCGGCCGCCCCCAGCACGCCGCCGCCCACCCCGGCGGCCTGCCCGGCATCGACGACCTGCCCGCCTCGGCCTTGGCCCCCACCCAGTCCGTCCTGTGCATCCCCCTCATCGCCCGCGAGCCGCTGGGCGTCCTGGTCCTCACCGCGAGCCGCCCCCGCATCACGCCCGAGGAGAGCGTGATGCTCGTCGAACTCGCCCGCCGCACCGCCACCGCACTGGACAACGCCCGCCGCTACGAACAGCACCGCGACACCGCCGAAGCGCTCCAGCGCGCCCAGCTCACCGACCTGCCCACCAGCTCCCACGTCCACCTGGCCGCCCGCTATCTGCCCGCCACGCACGGCCTCAACATCGGCGGCGACTGGTACGACGCCTTCCCCCAGCCGGACGGCAGCCTGCTGGCCGTCATCGGCGACGTCACCGGACACGGGCTGCGCGCGGCCGTGCTGATGGGGCAGCTGCGCACCGCGCTGCGCGCCTACGCCGTCGAGGGCGACGGCCCCGGCCGGATCCTGACCCGGCTGCACAACATGCTCCGCCACCAGCAGCCCGACCTGTACGCGACCGCCGCCGTCGTCCGGTTCCGGCCGGGCGATCCCACGGTCGTCTGGGCGGCGGCCGGGCATCCGCCACCGGTCGTGCGCGCCCCCGACGGTTCCGTACGCATCCTGGACGCGCGTCCCGGCATCATGCTCGGCATCCCGATGTCGTACGAGTACCAGGACCACACCGCCCACCTGCGGCCCGGCTCGACGCTCGCCCTCTACACGGACGGCCTGGTCGAGCGGCGCGCGGCGGGCATCGACGACGGCATCGGCCGGCTCACCCGGGCGCTGGCCGAACTGGACCCCTGGGGTGTGCGCCACGATCTGGACACGGCCGCCGAGGCCCTGCTCAAGCCGATGATGCACGACTCCGAACGCGACGACGACGTCTGTCTGCTGCTGTGTCACACCGCCCTCGACGACGTGTCCCCCGTCCAGGGCGCGGACCTGCCCGCACCCCGGCCGGCGGCCGAGGAGGCGCGGCACCGGGCCGGTCGTCGCGGCGGGGGTACGGGCGGCGGCTGA
- a CDS encoding SpoIIE family protein phosphatase yields MSRVWDIPVQDSTRVRDVRVAAEDACARAGLTPYRTAAAALVATELATNLLKHAGGGRIAISLVHGVDTADAPGGPLVQLVSLDHGRGIPDIATALGDGYTTSGSSLGAGLGTCLRISNDFDLHSTPGRGTVAVARIGPPAPSAPGGQRRPAGPRIGGINIPLAQADCSGDAWHWARTDTRLTLLLADGLGHGPQAARASTTATRELDTCAHLPPAELLRRLDTALRPTRGAAVAVAQLDLEESQLSFAGIGNIGARLYADGAWRPLLSRPGIVGAQRPATLPVQQLPWQDDSLLVLHSDGLPSRWSPPHDPHLLTHDPAVVAAAVLRDAGSAASPLRDDTSVAVLASDRGRSGPRPPDGRP; encoded by the coding sequence ATGAGCCGGGTGTGGGACATCCCCGTGCAGGACTCCACCCGGGTGCGGGACGTGCGGGTCGCCGCCGAGGACGCCTGCGCCCGGGCGGGGCTCACGCCGTACCGCACCGCTGCCGCCGCCCTGGTGGCCACCGAACTGGCCACCAACCTCCTCAAGCACGCCGGAGGCGGCCGGATCGCGATCAGCCTGGTGCACGGCGTGGACACCGCCGACGCGCCCGGCGGACCGCTGGTGCAGCTGGTGTCCCTGGACCACGGCCGGGGCATCCCCGACATCGCGACCGCCCTGGGCGACGGCTACACCACCAGCGGGTCCTCCCTGGGGGCCGGGCTCGGCACCTGTCTGCGCATATCCAATGACTTCGACCTGCACAGCACCCCGGGGCGCGGGACGGTCGCCGTCGCCCGCATCGGCCCGCCCGCCCCCTCGGCACCGGGCGGGCAGCGGCGCCCGGCCGGGCCGCGGATCGGCGGGATCAACATCCCCCTCGCCCAGGCCGACTGCTCCGGCGACGCCTGGCACTGGGCCCGCACCGACACCCGGCTGACCCTGCTGCTCGCCGACGGGCTCGGCCACGGCCCCCAGGCCGCACGCGCCTCCACCACCGCGACCCGCGAACTCGACACGTGCGCGCACCTGCCGCCCGCGGAGCTGCTGCGGCGCCTGGACACGGCTCTGCGGCCCACCCGGGGAGCCGCCGTCGCCGTGGCCCAACTCGACCTGGAGGAAAGCCAGTTGTCGTTCGCCGGGATCGGCAACATCGGCGCGCGCCTCTACGCCGACGGCGCCTGGCGCCCCTTGCTGTCGCGGCCCGGTATCGTCGGCGCCCAGCGGCCCGCCACCCTGCCCGTACAGCAACTGCCCTGGCAGGACGACAGCCTCCTCGTCCTGCACAGCGACGGCCTGCCCAGCCGGTGGAGCCCGCCGCACGACCCCCATCTGCTCACCCACGACCCGGCAGTGGTGGCCGCGGCCGTCCTGCGGGACGCCGGAAGCGCCGCCAGCCCCCTGCGGGACGACACCAGCGTGGCCGTACTGGCATCCGACCGGGGCCGGAGCGGCCCCCGACCGCCGGACGGGCGACCATGA
- a CDS encoding anti-sigma regulatory factor has protein sequence MTHTSRHTATTCLPIGSDADLAWVRQEVRQAAAELGFGLVQQTKLVTAASELARNTLIHGGGGRAEVTPLTGGPVLGLRVTFADSGPGIRDLEQAMTDGYTSGGGLGLGLSGARRLVQEFTIDSTPGQGTTVTVIAWANPMTRPRTGPR, from the coding sequence GTGACACACACCTCCCGCCACACCGCCACCACCTGCCTGCCGATCGGCTCGGACGCGGACCTGGCCTGGGTCCGGCAGGAGGTGCGGCAGGCGGCGGCCGAGCTCGGCTTCGGGCTCGTGCAGCAGACCAAGCTGGTGACCGCGGCCAGCGAACTGGCCCGCAACACCCTCATCCACGGAGGGGGCGGGCGCGCGGAGGTGACACCGCTGACCGGCGGTCCCGTGCTCGGGCTGCGCGTGACCTTCGCCGACTCCGGCCCCGGCATCCGGGACCTGGAACAGGCGATGACCGACGGCTACACCTCGGGCGGCGGTCTGGGGCTCGGGCTGAGCGGTGCCAGACGGCTGGTGCAGGAGTTCACCATCGACAGCACCCCCGGCCAGGGCACCACCGTCACCGTCATCGCCTGGGCCAACCCGATGACCCGGCCGCGTACGGGGCCGCGATGA
- a CDS encoding STAS domain-containing protein has product MNGLPSGSPAQVPVLALGSLLLVTLQGELYDGTAEQLQSDLTERIAHSHVTGVVIDISGVEIVDSFLGRILAEIASSARLLATRTVVAGMRPAVAITLVELGLTLPGLDTALDVERALALLGHGSAPAPSVPAWEDA; this is encoded by the coding sequence GTGAACGGACTGCCCTCGGGATCCCCCGCCCAGGTGCCGGTGCTGGCCCTGGGGAGCCTCCTCCTGGTCACGCTCCAGGGCGAGTTGTACGACGGGACGGCCGAGCAGCTCCAGTCCGACCTCACCGAGCGCATCGCCCACAGCCATGTGACCGGCGTGGTGATCGACATCTCCGGGGTGGAGATCGTCGACTCGTTCCTGGGCCGGATCCTGGCCGAGATCGCCTCCAGCGCGAGGCTGCTGGCCACCCGCACCGTGGTGGCCGGGATGCGGCCCGCCGTGGCCATCACCCTGGTCGAGCTCGGACTCACCCTGCCCGGCCTGGACACCGCCCTGGACGTCGAGCGTGCCCTCGCCCTGCTCGGGCACGGCTCGGCGCCCGCTCCCTCCGTCCCTGCGTGGGAGGACGCGTGA
- a CDS encoding STAS domain-containing protein, which translates to MQAPEPDAAHQAAQEAAAARTADFLGRRQEQIAQRWADAALFRTVFTLSRDEAVEAGKAVVDALSTVAASRRLEDITAPGFLPVREQLQRMAASLARTGATAAQIADEVAALRGPVDALLREEFEDPAGDEARQCALALALLMGTLRLVVMETALSSGQELIERQRQQLLEVATPVIQLWESVVAVPLIGTLDSARSQVVMENLLDAIVAQRARYAILDITGVPTVDSLVAQHLMKTVAAARLMGAECLVSGIRPAIAQTIVHLGIDLGTVVTHATLADALAYALRRQGVVVSSGTPGGAGPQ; encoded by the coding sequence ATGCAGGCGCCGGAACCGGACGCGGCCCACCAGGCGGCCCAGGAGGCAGCGGCGGCACGGACCGCCGACTTCCTGGGGCGCCGCCAGGAGCAGATCGCCCAGCGATGGGCCGACGCGGCCCTGTTCCGTACGGTGTTCACGCTCTCCCGCGACGAGGCGGTGGAAGCGGGCAAAGCCGTCGTGGACGCGCTGTCCACGGTGGCCGCGTCCCGTCGCCTGGAGGACATCACGGCGCCCGGCTTCCTCCCCGTACGCGAACAACTCCAGCGGATGGCGGCCTCCTTGGCGCGCACCGGGGCGACCGCGGCGCAGATCGCCGACGAGGTCGCGGCGCTGCGCGGGCCCGTCGACGCCCTGCTGCGCGAGGAGTTCGAGGACCCGGCCGGCGACGAGGCGCGGCAGTGCGCGCTCGCGCTGGCCCTGCTGATGGGCACGCTCCGGCTGGTCGTCATGGAGACGGCCCTCAGCTCCGGGCAGGAGCTGATCGAGCGGCAGCGCCAGCAGCTCCTGGAGGTCGCCACACCGGTGATCCAGCTGTGGGAGAGCGTCGTCGCCGTGCCGCTGATCGGCACCCTGGACAGCGCGCGCAGCCAGGTGGTGATGGAGAACCTGCTGGACGCGATCGTCGCGCAGCGGGCCCGGTACGCCATCCTCGACATCACCGGAGTCCCCACGGTCGACTCGCTGGTGGCCCAGCACCTCATGAAGACCGTGGCCGCCGCCCGTCTGATGGGCGCGGAATGCCTGGTGTCCGGCATCCGCCCGGCCATCGCGCAGACCATCGTCCACCTGGGCATCGACCTCGGCACCGTCGTCACCCACGCCACCCTGGCCGACGCCCTGGCGTACGCGCTGCGCCGGCAGGGCGTCGTGGTCAGCTCCGGCACGCCCGGCGGAGCGGGCCCGCAGTGA
- a CDS encoding PP2C family protein-serine/threonine phosphatase, which yields MNRYVSAERALRTAAPHELLDAVRRVLIEQYAADSVELFMADYGLTVLQPVSVLPHTLEPVSAHSSPAGRAFGAQEPFVEGADGGPLRVHLPVTVRGDRLGVLTVAFAGEEQVADCLAELAQIAEMLGHEVVVAERDTDLYLQARRKDRLTLAAEMQWQLLPGRSCARPEYELGAQLEPAYAIFGDNFDWSATADRFTLYVSNGMGEGIEASLLTNLAVNALRNARRAGIGLADQAALADQAVYAHYRGRCYLSVLMLDFDLASGRAWVVDAGSPQLLRLRDGVVERVHFDAQLPLGMFEETDYVTQEFQAEPGDRLIFVSDGVYSVASPVGETYGDAALARAITATRLLPAAEVPRAILRELAGHRGKNLPDDDALVVCLDWRGRST from the coding sequence GTGAACAGATATGTGTCAGCAGAGCGTGCCCTGCGCACGGCGGCGCCCCATGAGCTTCTCGACGCGGTCCGTCGTGTGCTGATCGAGCAGTACGCGGCGGACTCCGTCGAGCTCTTCATGGCCGACTACGGCCTCACGGTGCTGCAGCCCGTGTCCGTACTGCCGCACACGCTGGAGCCGGTGTCGGCGCACAGCAGCCCGGCCGGGCGGGCCTTCGGGGCCCAGGAGCCCTTCGTCGAGGGCGCGGACGGCGGCCCCCTGCGGGTCCATCTGCCCGTCACCGTGCGCGGTGACCGGCTCGGCGTGCTGACGGTGGCGTTCGCGGGCGAGGAGCAGGTCGCCGACTGCCTGGCGGAGCTGGCGCAGATCGCCGAAATGCTGGGGCACGAGGTCGTCGTCGCCGAGCGGGACACGGACCTGTATCTCCAGGCGCGGCGCAAGGACCGGCTCACCCTGGCGGCCGAGATGCAGTGGCAGCTGCTGCCGGGCCGCTCCTGCGCCCGTCCCGAGTACGAACTGGGGGCGCAGCTGGAACCGGCGTACGCGATCTTCGGCGACAACTTCGACTGGTCGGCGACGGCCGACCGGTTCACGCTGTACGTCTCCAACGGCATGGGGGAGGGGATAGAGGCTTCGCTGCTGACGAACCTGGCGGTCAACGCCCTGCGCAACGCCCGGCGCGCGGGCATCGGCCTCGCCGACCAGGCCGCGCTCGCCGACCAGGCGGTCTACGCGCACTACCGGGGGCGCTGCTATCTCTCGGTGCTCATGCTCGACTTCGATCTGGCCTCGGGGCGGGCGTGGGTGGTGGACGCCGGTTCCCCGCAGCTGCTGCGGCTGCGCGACGGCGTGGTGGAACGCGTCCACTTCGACGCCCAGTTGCCGCTGGGCATGTTCGAGGAGACCGACTATGTGACGCAGGAGTTCCAGGCGGAGCCGGGCGACCGGCTCATCTTCGTCAGCGACGGGGTGTACTCGGTGGCCTCGCCGGTGGGCGAGACCTACGGGGACGCCGCGCTGGCGCGGGCGATCACGGCCACCCGGCTGCTGCCGGCGGCCGAGGTGCCCAGGGCCATACTGCGCGAACTGGCCGGGCACCGCGGCAAGAACCTGCCCGACGACGACGCGCTGGTGGTCTGCCTGGACTGGCGGGGGCGGTCGACGTGA
- a CDS encoding MarR family winged helix-turn-helix transcriptional regulator — protein MTVTAFRPRPVPNEIARVTSTAAELLEVLWGRASTAPASASQLRVLLVLEHRNGINLRTLADFLASTPPSTSRLCDRLQATGFIERETSPTDRREVRLHLSSRGQAFLTDLRARRERAVQAVLEQMPSAERAALLRGLEAFCAAAEAQMHDGSEDADSRTA, from the coding sequence GTGACTGTGACCGCCTTCCGCCCCCGCCCCGTGCCGAACGAGATCGCGCGCGTGACCTCCACGGCCGCGGAGCTCCTGGAAGTCCTGTGGGGCAGAGCCTCCACCGCACCGGCCTCCGCGTCCCAGCTGCGCGTGCTCCTCGTCCTGGAGCACCGCAACGGCATCAACCTGCGCACCCTCGCCGACTTCCTGGCCTCCACACCGCCCTCGACCAGCCGTCTGTGCGACCGGCTCCAGGCCACCGGCTTCATCGAGCGCGAAACCAGCCCCACCGACCGGCGCGAGGTCCGCCTGCACCTCAGCAGCCGGGGCCAGGCGTTCCTCACCGACCTGCGCGCCCGCCGGGAGCGCGCCGTGCAGGCGGTCCTGGAGCAGATGCCCAGCGCCGAGCGGGCCGCGCTGCTGCGCGGCCTGGAGGCGTTCTGCGCCGCGGCCGAGGCGCAGATGCACGACGGCTCCGAGGACGCCGACAGCCGTACGGCCTGA
- a CDS encoding FAD-dependent monooxygenase gives MDTDVLIVGAGPTGMTLANELLTAGVSTVLVDRLERRTELSKAGGVQSRTLEALDQRGLLEPLLATGDHRVTLGHFAGVPLPFDSNRHHLPWRTVPQAVIEGFFEEHLAAHGLHVRRGHELAGLSQDESGVDAVFTNGAALRARYLVAADGAHSTVRSLLRAGFPGEPGTLTITAADVRLGGTEPDAAHTWKGDGHWAAVFPLGVDGRGRQLRRLVLGGPDQLRPRETPVTEDEVRRGLNTVFGTAVQLLELRYARRITNASRQAEQYRHGRVFLAGDAAHVHLPLGAQGMNTGMQDAFNLGWKLGAAVHGWAPKDLLDTYHEERHPAGAAVLRNVRAQSLLMDWAGTRDPEVLAARETFMDLAQLPEVQHRLADVMSGMALRYPMPGSAIHPLIGRPVPDLRLGRVRVHELLRSGRGVLLDPADALAETAAPWSDRVDRTFQGARTEPMLIRPDGYVCWVGAADLEPALEGWFGEPR, from the coding sequence GTGGACACCGATGTACTCATCGTCGGCGCCGGTCCGACCGGAATGACGCTGGCCAACGAGCTGCTGACGGCGGGGGTTTCGACCGTGCTCGTCGACAGGCTGGAGCGGCGCACGGAACTGTCCAAGGCGGGTGGCGTGCAGTCCCGCACCCTGGAGGCCCTCGACCAGCGAGGGCTGCTGGAGCCCCTGCTGGCCACCGGAGACCACCGCGTCACCCTGGGCCACTTCGCCGGGGTGCCCCTCCCGTTCGACTCCAACCGCCATCACCTTCCGTGGCGGACCGTGCCGCAGGCGGTGATCGAGGGGTTCTTCGAGGAGCACCTCGCCGCCCACGGCCTCCACGTGCGGCGGGGGCACGAACTGGCCGGACTCTCCCAGGACGAGTCCGGCGTCGACGCGGTCTTCACGAACGGCGCCGCCCTGCGCGCCCGTTACCTCGTCGCCGCCGACGGCGCCCACAGCACCGTACGGTCGCTGCTGCGGGCCGGGTTCCCCGGTGAGCCGGGTACGTTGACGATCACGGCCGCCGATGTGCGGCTGGGCGGTACCGAGCCGGACGCGGCGCACACCTGGAAGGGGGACGGGCACTGGGCGGCGGTGTTCCCGCTCGGCGTCGACGGGCGGGGCAGGCAGCTGCGCCGACTGGTCCTCGGCGGGCCGGACCAGTTGCGGCCGAGGGAGACCCCGGTCACCGAGGACGAGGTCCGCCGGGGCCTGAACACCGTGTTCGGAACGGCGGTCCAGCTGCTCGAACTGCGCTATGCCCGCCGCATCACCAATGCGTCGCGGCAGGCCGAGCAGTACCGGCACGGGCGGGTGTTCCTGGCGGGTGACGCGGCCCATGTGCATCTTCCGCTCGGCGCGCAGGGCATGAACACCGGAATGCAGGACGCGTTCAACCTCGGCTGGAAGCTCGGCGCCGCCGTGCACGGCTGGGCGCCGAAGGACCTCCTGGACACGTATCACGAGGAGCGGCATCCGGCCGGGGCCGCCGTGCTGCGCAACGTCCGGGCGCAGAGTCTGCTGATGGACTGGGCCGGAACCCGCGATCCGGAGGTGCTGGCCGCCCGCGAGACGTTCATGGACCTGGCCCAGCTGCCGGAAGTCCAGCACCGTCTCGCGGATGTGATGTCGGGGATGGCCCTCCGCTATCCGATGCCGGGCAGCGCAATCCATCCACTGATCGGCCGGCCGGTGCCGGATCTGCGCCTCGGCCGGGTCCGCGTGCACGAACTGCTGCGCTCGGGGCGCGGCGTCCTGCTGGACCCGGCCGACGCGCTGGCGGAGACCGCCGCTCCCTGGTCGGACCGGGTGGACCGCACCTTCCAGGGCGCTCGGACCGAGCCGATGCTGATCCGCCCGGACGGTTATGTGTGCTGGGTGGGCGCGGCCGATCTGGAACCGGCGCTTGAGGGCTGGTTCGGCGAGCCTCGCTGA